In one Cervus elaphus chromosome 9, mCerEla1.1, whole genome shotgun sequence genomic region, the following are encoded:
- the LOC122700908 gene encoding olfactory receptor 10H2-like — translation MLGLNYTSVSEFILIGFSTFPQHLLPVFFLLFLLMYLFTLLGNLLIMATVWSEGSLHTPMYLFLCALSISEILYTFAIIPRMLADLLSTDRSISFMACASQMFFSFMLGFTHSFLLTVMGYDRYVAICHPLRYNVLMSPRGCACLVAWSWVGGLLIGMLVTSSIFHLTFCGLNEVHHFFCHVPPLVKLACGNRVPGVALGVGLVCSMVLLSCFLLILLSYTFIVAAILRIPSAEGRHKAFSTCASHLTVVIVHYSFASVIYVKLTGLHSQQGNILIAITYTILTPFLSPIIFSLRNKELKNAMKKTFLSKLYLSSI, via the coding sequence ATGTTGGGGCTAAACTACACCTCCGTGTCTGAATTCATCCTCATCGGCTTCTCCACCTTCCCTCAGCATCTCCTGCCTGTCTTCTTCCTGCTCTTCCTGCTGATGTACCTGTTCACGCTGCTGGGGAACCTGCTCATCATGGCCACCGTCTGGAGCGAGGGcagcctccacacccccatgtacctcTTCCTGTGTGCCCTCTCCATCTCCGAGATCCTATACACCTTCGCCATCATCCCGCGCATGCTGGCCGACCTGCTCTCCACAGACCGCTCCATCTCCTTCATGGCCTGTGCCAGCCAGATGTTCTTCTCCTTCATGTTGGGTTTCACCCACTCCTTCCTGCTCACAGTCATGGGCTATGACCGAtacgtggccatctgccaccccctgCGCTACAACGTGCTCATGAGCCCCCGTGGCTGTGCCTGCCTGGTGGCCTGGTCTTGGGTTGGTGGCTTACTCATTGGGATGCTGGTGACATCTTCCATTTTCCACCTCACCTTCTGTGGGCTCAATGAGGTCCATCATTTCTTCTGCCATGTGCCCCCGCTAGTGAAGTTAGCCTGTGGAAACAGAGTACCAGGAGTGGCCCTGGGAGTGGGCCTAGTCTGTAGCATGGTCTTGTTGAGTTGCTTTCTCCTCATTCTCCTCTCTTACACCTTCATCGTGGCCGCCATCTTGAGGATCCCTTCAGCTGAAGGACGGCacaaagccttctccacctgtgcaTCTCATCTTACTGTGGTCATTGTGCACTATAGCTTCGCCTCTGTCATCTATGTCAAGCTCACAGGTCTCCACTCTCAGCAAGGCAACATCTTGATAGCCATCACCTACACGATCCTCACACCTTTCCTGAGCCCCATCATATTCAGCCTCAGGAATAAGGAGCTGAAGAACGCCATGAAGAAGACCTTCCTCAGCAAACTCTATCTTTCCAGCATCTGA
- the LOC122700883 gene encoding olfactory receptor 10H4-like has translation MMSEFILIGFSNFPQHLLPAFFLLYLLMYLFTLLGNLLIMATVWREHSLHTPMYLFLCALSISEILFTVAITPYMLVHMLSTHHSITFVACASQMFFSFTFGFTHSFLLMIMGYDRYVAICHPLRYNVLMSPRDCARLVSCCWAGGSVMGMMVTLIIFHLTFCRSKEIHHFFCHVLSLLKLACGKETASVTMGVIMICVTALMGCLFLIFLSYVFIVAAILRIPSAEGRHKTFSTCVSHLTIVVVHYGFASLIYLKPKGAHSMDNNTLLATTYTVFTPVLSPIIFSLRNKELKNTIKRSFCRTFCPLSS, from the coding sequence ATGATGTCTGAATTCATCCTCATTGGCTTCTCCAACTTCCCTCAGCATCTCCTGCCTGCCTTCTTCCTGCTGTACCTGCTGATGTACCTGTTCACGCTGCTGGGGAACCTGCTCATCATGGCCACCGTCTGGAGGGAGCAcagcctccacacccccatgtacctcTTCCTGTGTGCCCTCTCCATCTCCGAGATCCTGTTCACTGTTGCCATCACTCCTTACATGCTGGTTCACATGCTGTCCACCCATCACTCCATCACCTTTGTGGCCTGTGCCAGCCAGATGTTCTTCTCCTTTACGTTTGGCTTCACCCACTCCTTCCTGCTCATGATCATGGGctatgaccgctacgtggccatctgccaccccctgCGCTACAACGTGCTCATGAGCCCCCGTGACTGTGCCCGCCTTGTGTCCTGCTGCtgggctggtggctcagtcatggGGATGATGGTGACCCTGATCATTTTTCACCTCACCTTCTGTAGGTCTAAGGAGATACACCATTTTTTCTGCCATGTGCTTTCCCTCTTGAAGTTGGCCTGTGGGAAGGAGACAGCCTCTGTCACCATGGGTGTGATCATGATTTGTGTTACAGCCCTGATGGGGTGCTTATTCCTAATCTTTCTCTCCTATGTCTTCATCGTGGCTGCCATCTTGAGGATCCCCTCTGCTGAGGGCCGGCACAAGACCTTCTCcacctgtgtctcccacctcaCCATAGTTGTCGTGCACTACGGTTTTGCCTCCCTCATCTACCTCAAGCCCAAAGGCGCCCATTCCATGGACAATAACACTCTGCTGGCCACCACCTACACAGTCTTCACCCCCGTTCTTAGCCCCATCATTTTCAGCCTCAGGAATAAAGAGCTGAAGAATACCATAAAGAGAAGCTTCTGCAGAACCTTCTGTCCCCTAAGTTCCTGA